Part of the bacterium genome, TTTACCTTAAGATTATAGTCTTTGTTATAGTCTTTGGTTTTAAATTTTAAGTTGTAGTTTTGCATTTTTAGTTTTTAGCTTTAAGTTTTTCAAGAGAAGTTTACAAATTTGCCAAAGTTTAGTTAATAAACATTTTTGCCTCCTCAATATCTTTTTTTACATCCTCACAGCTTAATTCTTCTTCTACTAATTTTGGATAGCGTTCGGTAAAATAATATCCAGAGACCCTTTCACATAATTTACGAAAGGATTCAAGAGCTGGATTGTATTTTATTGCATCGCTGATTAAATCATGAAGTGCATGGATCTTTTTCAATTTCCAACCGTGTTGAAGCAGAAATGCCTTTAAATACTTTTCTAATGATTGCTGTAAAAAATAGGCTACTGCTTCAGCATCATCATCCAAGTGTTTTTTCATCCTAGTCCAATCTTTTTGGGCAACCCTTTTCCAATCATCAGGAATAAGAGAATCTTCTTCTTTTATCATAATTCAATCCCCTCTTTTACTATCTCTTCTACAAATTGATCCTTTATTTTTAATCTCTTTGCCACTTCTTCTGGTTTTAAAACAATTGGCGAGAGAGCAAGTCCTCCATAAAGGTCACGCACAAGCCCAAGGACACTTGCCATCCTATCATAAAATTTTTCTCGTGTAGGGGCAATAATAAAAAGGTCTACATCGCTATCCTCGGTTTGTTCTCCCTTTGCATATGAGCCAAATAAAATAACCTTCTCTGCCTTATACTCCTTTTTGAGCCTCTCACTTATCAGCCTTATCCTTTCCATTATATTATCCATTCTTTTCTTTCAAGAATATCCCATTAGCTTCATCTACTGTGGCATTTTCATGGACAATAGCCCTTAAGGCTTTTATCATTGCAACTGGATTCTCATTCTGCCAGATGTTTCTGCCAAGATTTATTCCAATAGCTCCTTTTTGCATTCCATCATAGACAAAGGAAAAAACCTCTTTTTCTGTCTCTACCTTAGGGCCTCCAGCCATAACTACTGGCACTGGACAACCTTGCACTACCTTCTCAAAATTTTCGCACCAATAGGTTTTTACAACCTTCGCACCTAGCTCAGCGGCTATTCTGCAACATAAAGCAAGATAGCGGGCATCCCTTTTTTCAAGCTCTTTGCCTACAGCTGTAACAGCCATAATAGGAATGCCATATTTTTCACCTTCATCAACCAATTTAGACAAATTTAATAGGGTCTCTTTTTCATAGTCAGAGCCTATAAATATAGAAATACCTAATGCCTGTGCATTAAGCCTTATAGCTTCTTCTATGGAGGTTGTAATGCCTTCATTGGCAAGGTTCTTACCTACCATACTTGTTCCACCTGAAACCCTGAGAATAATTGGCTTGGTATTACTAGGGTCTATACAGGAGCGCAAGACGCCCCTTGTTACAAAAAGGGCATCATAGTAAGGCAAAAGGGGTTTAATGGTCTCCCCTGGCTTTTCTAATTTTCTTGTTGGTCCTTGAAAATACCCATGGTCTATAGGCATAAACATACACCGACCATCTGGCTGAATTAGCTGAGATAGCCGATTTTTCATTCCCCAATCCATAATTTTAAACCTCCTATTAATTTTAAAAGATTTTATTCTTTAATATATTATATAATTATGCTATGCTTCTTGCAATTGATATTGGAAATACAAAGACAAAATTTGCCTTGTTTTATAATGAAAAAATTATTTTTAAGGATAGTATTCCAACTAGCATAGCCCCCTCCTTATTTGAAAAGATAAAAGAAAAACCGTCTAAAATCTGCATTGCCTCTGTTGTTCCAAAGATAAATCCGATAATTGAAGAAAGGGCAAAGGCTTTTGAAATAAAACCCCTATATGTCTCTTTTGATAAAATAAAAACAAGTATTAAAAGCCCAGAAAAAATAGGAGAGGATAGGATTGCAAATGTCTTGGGTGCATTACATCAATACAAGCCTCCAATCATCATTGTTGATTTAGGAACAGCCACAGTTTTTGATTGTATAGATAAAAATTCCGTATATATTGGTGGTGCTATCCTTCCTGGAATTGAAATTTCCATTTCTTCTTTGTTTGAAAAATGCAGCCTTCTTTCTCCTTTTGAGATTAAAGAACCAAAATCTTGTATTGGAAACGATACAAAATCTGCCATACAATCTGGAATATTTTATGGATATATTGAACAAATAGATGGAATGACAAAGAGGATAAAAAGAAGGATAAAGGAAGCAAGGGTTATTGGAACAGGTGGAATAAACCTTTTTCTTTCCCATCTAAAGGAGATTGATATAATAGACCCTGACCTTACACTTAAAGGAATAAATGTTTATCAAAAAAATCTGTTGACATAAGAATAGGTGTTTTTTTATAATTTTTAATAATAAA contains:
- the lsrF gene encoding 3-hydroxy-5-phosphonooxypentane-2,4-dione thiolase, which produces MDWGMKNRLSQLIQPDGRCMFMPIDHGYFQGPTRKLEKPGETIKPLLPYYDALFVTRGVLRSCIDPSNTKPIILRVSGGTSMVGKNLANEGITTSIEEAIRLNAQALGISIFIGSDYEKETLLNLSKLVDEGEKYGIPIMAVTAVGKELEKRDARYLALCCRIAAELGAKVVKTYWCENFEKVVQGCPVPVVMAGGPKVETEKEVFSFVYDGMQKGAIGINLGRNIWQNENPVAMIKALRAIVHENATVDEANGIFLKEKNG
- a CDS encoding nucleotidyltransferase domain-containing protein, producing the protein MDNIMERIRLISERLKKEYKAEKVILFGSYAKGEQTEDSDVDLFIIAPTREKFYDRMASVLGLVRDLYGGLALSPIVLKPEEVAKRLKIKDQFVEEIVKEGIEL
- a CDS encoding type III pantothenate kinase; translated protein: MLLAIDIGNTKTKFALFYNEKIIFKDSIPTSIAPSLFEKIKEKPSKICIASVVPKINPIIEERAKAFEIKPLYVSFDKIKTSIKSPEKIGEDRIANVLGALHQYKPPIIIVDLGTATVFDCIDKNSVYIGGAILPGIEISISSLFEKCSLLSPFEIKEPKSCIGNDTKSAIQSGIFYGYIEQIDGMTKRIKRRIKEARVIGTGGINLFLSHLKEIDIIDPDLTLKGINVYQKNLLT
- a CDS encoding HEPN domain-containing protein, with translation MIKEEDSLIPDDWKRVAQKDWTRMKKHLDDDAEAVAYFLQQSLEKYLKAFLLQHGWKLKKIHALHDLISDAIKYNPALESFRKLCERVSGYYFTERYPKLVEEELSCEDVKKDIEEAKMFIN